One genomic window of Psychrobacter cibarius includes the following:
- the dnaB gene encoding replicative DNA helicase — protein MADNEKTDDLLNQTPPHNIDIEKALLASLMSIEEAYDKIADIVTKDDFYAGRHQYIFDAIAHLAAVNEPYDTVMVHDWLEAQKLLKSAGGDSYLADILSQSPATLFNLTAYAQRVRELSTLRQLITTGNEMLTLAYNPKDQSVSDILDSVEGKIFSINEQHNKRAEQRGPVGITAVLTNVIDKIQELKSNPDGMIGLQTPFAELNNKTQGLQAGDLIIVAARPSMGKTTFAMNLAEGILFNEDLPVVVFSMEMPAESIVMRLLSSWGAINQTHLRSGQMNEDEWAKMMNAIQHLQSKHLYIDDSTALPPSEMRSRCRRIAKNHDGKLGAIVVDYLQLMKVPNLDGNRVGEISEISRSLKALARELECPVIALSQLNRSLENRPNKRPIMSDLRESGAIEQDADLIMFIYRDEVYNENTDHKGVAEIIIGKQRNGPIGTIRLGFEGQFTRFINLTPEYYQNVSFENDE, from the coding sequence ATGGCAGACAACGAAAAAACCGACGACTTACTCAATCAGACACCGCCGCACAATATCGACATTGAAAAGGCATTGCTCGCGTCCTTAATGAGTATCGAAGAGGCGTACGACAAGATTGCTGATATCGTTACCAAAGATGATTTTTATGCAGGGCGACATCAGTATATTTTTGATGCTATTGCTCATTTAGCAGCAGTCAACGAACCCTATGATACGGTCATGGTACACGACTGGCTAGAAGCACAAAAACTCCTTAAAAGTGCAGGCGGCGATAGCTACTTGGCAGATATTTTGAGCCAAAGCCCTGCGACCTTGTTTAACCTGACCGCCTATGCTCAGCGCGTCCGTGAACTATCTACTCTACGCCAACTGATTACGACTGGCAATGAGATGCTCACGCTCGCCTATAATCCTAAAGACCAGAGCGTCAGTGATATTTTAGACAGTGTTGAGGGTAAGATATTTAGCATCAATGAGCAGCACAATAAACGCGCTGAACAACGTGGACCTGTGGGCATTACTGCTGTTTTGACCAACGTTATTGATAAGATTCAAGAGCTAAAATCCAATCCCGATGGCATGATTGGTTTACAGACGCCGTTTGCTGAGTTGAATAATAAAACCCAAGGCTTGCAGGCAGGTGACTTAATCATCGTGGCTGCGCGCCCTTCTATGGGTAAAACCACCTTTGCCATGAACTTGGCAGAAGGTATTTTATTTAACGAAGATCTGCCTGTTGTGGTGTTTTCGATGGAGATGCCTGCTGAGTCTATCGTCATGCGTTTGCTGTCCTCATGGGGCGCGATTAATCAGACGCATCTGCGTTCTGGGCAAATGAATGAAGATGAATGGGCAAAAATGATGAACGCCATTCAGCACTTGCAATCTAAGCACCTTTATATTGACGATAGTACTGCTTTGCCACCCTCTGAGATGCGTTCACGCTGCCGCCGTATCGCTAAAAACCATGATGGCAAGCTTGGCGCCATCGTCGTCGATTATCTGCAGTTGATGAAAGTGCCAAACCTAGATGGCAACCGTGTTGGGGAAATCTCTGAGATTTCACGGAGTCTCAAGGCGCTAGCACGTGAGCTTGAATGCCCTGTTATCGCTTTGTCGCAGCTTAACCGTAGTCTAGAAAACCGCCCTAACAAGCGTCCTATCATGTCGGATTTGCGTGAATCAGGTGCGATTGAGCAGGATGCCGATTTGATTATGTTCATCTATCGTGATGAGGTTTATAATGAGAATACAGACCACAAAGGCGTGGCTGAAATCATTATTGGTAAGCAGCGTAACGGCCCTATCGGCACCATACGTTTGGGCTTTGAAGGCCAATTTACCCGCTTTATTAACCTAACGCCAGAATACTATCAAAATGTCAGTTTCGAGAACGACGAATGA
- the alr gene encoding alanine racemase produces MRTITIKPQAITHNLNQVKKMAANSKILAMVKSNAYGHGVAAVLPALQQADGVGVATLTEALEARQLGWDKTIGLIEGAFSADEWQQAIEHDISCVIHHAPQLQWALDNIPPANSATRVVWLKYNTGMNRLGFNAEGIMAAAKRLHEAGYQLILATHFANADDSTHPLNSMQIQRFSEVLDTLQATISADIKGSLCNSAGIVNFPEHHYDWVRPGIILYGSAPVIDQSAHELDLQPAMDFSAQIIALQTVQADNAIGYGSRWTAQKDTRTALVSVGYGDGYPRVISDEAYVTVIDTTNDQSYRCAVIGRVAMDMIVIDVSAAPEDIALDSKVILWGDAPHVDEVAAHAGTISYELLCRLSIRPNRIQV; encoded by the coding sequence ATGCGTACTATCACAATCAAACCACAAGCCATTACCCACAATTTAAACCAAGTTAAGAAAATGGCAGCAAACTCTAAAATCCTAGCCATGGTCAAGTCCAATGCTTACGGACATGGCGTGGCAGCGGTATTGCCTGCATTGCAACAAGCAGACGGTGTTGGTGTTGCAACCTTGACTGAGGCGCTAGAAGCTAGGCAGTTAGGCTGGGACAAAACGATTGGTTTGATTGAAGGGGCATTTAGCGCTGATGAGTGGCAGCAAGCCATTGAGCATGATATTAGCTGCGTGATTCACCATGCGCCGCAATTGCAGTGGGCACTCGACAATATCCCACCAGCCAATAGTGCGACCAGAGTGGTTTGGCTTAAATATAATACTGGTATGAACCGTCTAGGCTTCAACGCTGAAGGTATTATGGCAGCGGCTAAGCGCCTGCATGAAGCGGGATATCAGCTGATACTAGCCACGCATTTTGCTAATGCCGATGACAGCACTCATCCATTAAACTCAATGCAAATTCAGCGTTTTTCGGAGGTATTAGATACCTTACAAGCGACCATTAGCGCTGATATCAAAGGCTCATTATGCAATTCAGCCGGTATCGTTAATTTTCCAGAGCATCATTATGACTGGGTACGTCCCGGCATTATTTTATATGGTAGCGCCCCTGTCATTGATCAAAGCGCACATGAGTTAGACTTACAGCCAGCGATGGATTTCAGCGCACAAATTATCGCCCTGCAAACAGTTCAGGCAGACAATGCTATTGGCTATGGCAGTCGTTGGACAGCGCAGAAAGACACTAGAACAGCGCTGGTGAGTGTCGGCTACGGCGATGGTTACCCTCGTGTCATCAGCGATGAAGCCTATGTCACTGTTATAGATACTACTAACGATCAAAGCTACCGATGCGCAGTCATTGGACGCGTGGCAATGGATATGATTGTCATTGATGTCAGTGCCGCGCCAGAAGACATTGCGTTAGACAGTAAAGTAATTCTGTGGGGCGATGCCCCGCACGTCGATGAAGTCGCCGCACATGCAGGTACTATTAGCTATGAGCTACTATGCCGCCTAAGCATTCGCCCAAATCGCATACAAGTATAA